A window of the Gossypium hirsutum isolate 1008001.06 chromosome A03, Gossypium_hirsutum_v2.1, whole genome shotgun sequence genome harbors these coding sequences:
- the LOC107886309 gene encoding type IV inositol polyphosphate 5-phosphatase 9, producing the protein MPGNQEVMWPRLVANKILRKRLGSNNFVADFPCNKEIPSLDRPSLSPNSIFSHHKDTHNYRIFVSTWNVGGVAPPEDLDIEDLLDTGNTSCEIYVLGFQEIVPLSASNVLGSENSMVAMKWNSLIRRALNNKKKPHCLDKIQHSNEEQNKNIPGQDFRCIISKQMVGILITVWVRSYLCPYIRYPSVSCIGCGIMGCLGNKGSVSVRFRLHETSFCFVCSHLASGGRQGDEKLRNSNVSEIFSRTSFPRGPSLDLPRKILDHDRVIFLGDLNYRISLPESNVRLLVDERDWKSLLENDQLRMELMNGQFEGWNEGSIQFAPTYKYRPNSDVYYGCFHQSKKGEKKRAPAWCDRIIWYGKGLKQHEYDRGEENFSDHRPVKAIFTAEVGVLHSLKQFQSFFLSERFDRITSQTDDFVCKGRSSFQI; encoded by the exons ATGCCAGGCAACCAAGAA GTTATGTGGCCCAGATTAGTGGCTAACAAGATCCTCAGAAAGAGATTAGGAAGCAACAATTTCGTCGCTGATTTCCCATGCAACAAAGAAATTCCAAGCTTAGATCGTCCATCGTTGAGTCCCAACAGTATATTCAGTCACCACAAGGATACCCATAACTACAG GATTTTCGTTAGTACATGGAATGTTGGAGGGGTTGCACCACCTGAAGATTTGGATATAGAGGATTTGTTAGATACTGGCAACACCTCCTGCGAAATCTACGTTCTTGG TTTTCAAGAAATTGTACCCCTTAGCGCCTCCAACGTGTTAGGATCTGAAAATAGCATGGTTGCCATGAAATGGAATTCCCTAATTAGACGAGCCTTGAACAACAAGAAGAAACCACACTGCCTAGACAAAATCCAACATTCCAATGAAGAGCAAAACAAGAACATCCCAGGGCAAGACTTTCGGTGTATTATAAGTAAGCAAATGGTCGGGATTCTAATCACAGTTTGGGTTCGAAGCTATCTTTGTCCTTATATCCGGTATCCTAGTGTCTCGTGTATAGGCTGTGGAATCATGGGCTGCCTAGGAAATAAG GGTTCGGTATCAGTTAGATTTCGACTACATGAAACAAGCTTCTGCTTTGTGTGCAGTCATCTAGCTTCTGGGGGTAGACAAGGAGATGAGAAGCTTAGGAACTCCAATGTTTCTGAAATATTTTCCAGAACAAGTTTCCCTAGAGGCCCTTCACTTGATTTACCAAGAAAGATTCTAGACCATGA TCGGGTAATTTTCCTTGGAGATTTGAATTATAGAATTTCCCTACCAGAATCAAATGTTCGACTCTTAGTGGATGAAAGAGATTGGAAATCCCTGCTGGAAAATGACCAG CTACGGATGGAGCTGATGAATGGCCAATTCGAAGGCTGGAATGAAGGATCAATTCAATTCGCTCCTACATATAAATACCGTCCCAATTCTGATGTATATTACGGATGCTTTCATCAAAGCAAAAAAGGCGAAAAGAAACGTGCCCCTGCATG GTGTGACAGAATAATATGGTATGGGAAAGGATTAAAGCAACATGAATATGACAGAGGGGAAGAAAATTTCTCGGATCATAGGCCAGTGAAAGCAATATTTACAGCTGAAGTTGGGGTTTTACATTCACTCAAACAATTTCAAAGCTTTTTTTTATCTGAAAGGTTTGATAGAATTACAAGCCAGACTGATGATTTTGTATGTAAAGGAAGATCAAGCTtccaaatttaa